The DNA sequence ctttcattCCCTTAAAGGCTTTCGgccgataataataataataataataataataataataataataataataataataataataataataattgtaataataagaactataaaaattaatttaatttttgttttgtcaaattattttttgacaaataattaaatttaatagaaaaagtaataattaaattaaattttaataattataaaattttatttaattatttttgttaaaaaataattttcttaaaaattatatctcaatataatatattagctcataaataactaattatttaattttaaaaaaattcgggGATTTACAGGTACGCAATCAATGACCCTTTTCACCACAACGAAAATATTTATcctttattgatttattttgcctattgtttttttctttatcccacttctagtGAGATCATTTCCTGTGAACACAATTCTTctttcttccataatttttcttgttactaaaatcttgccatttacctcttttggagtaatgatttgccgcatttgcttcaggaaatgggaAGTCACCAACTGGGCGCgctttatgattttttaaaagcaactcattgttgtgttcagcaacaagaaggcaagaaattaacttagaatattttttaaatcttttttctcgatactgctgctgcagccTGCAGGAgtacattcgaggcatggaaggtcgagaagtttttctctaacatgtcattatcagttatcttttttccacataatttcattcgtgaggtgattcgaaacattgctgaattatattcatttatggatttcaAATTCTGTAGACACAAGTGTGTCCATTCATattgggcttgaggaagtatcactgtcTTTTGATAATTATACCTTTCTACAAGGTCTTTCcatagatctgcaggatctttgaatgtgagatattcatttttcaatccttcgtcaagatgacgacgaaagaAGATCATCAGGGGCGGAGCCAGAAATTTTTTTGGGAGGGgcgaacataaaaaatataagttaagagagaaaaattaataattaaaagagagttaaactaaaaaattagaaGCTTGGGAAGGGCCATTGCCCCTTTTCCATCAACGTGGCTCCGCCACTGAAGATCATGGATTTGACTTTATTCTTTTGGGATGCATCATTTTCAGCCGTAATGGTATTTCCAAAATCTATTATTGAATTAAGATGAATTTCAACATCTAGAatccatgataaatagttgtttccagatatatcaagagcattaaattcaagataagAGAGTTTCgatataatgaaaatttattactTGAGTCTttctaaaatttgatcagagtcttgtgctgataacgtgttgtgaaataaataactaaaaaagatataataaatacaaaataaaaaagtgtAAATAGAAGACACTAATATTAATATTCACCAATATAATTATCTCTGTATAATAtaagtaatttatatatttactaatatattGCAACTTAAAAACTCacagaaaaaatgaagaaaaataaaaagagaaaatttttatatattattgtagtAATTTTGTCATAAATTTAAACCTCTATTTATAAACGTACatgaaattatattttcaaaCTTCATAAAATTCATTCTCTCTTGAGAATATTGAACCGTCTATCATAAATAGACATCCACCTAAGCATACTTATCACAACAATGTTAAGAAAAATTCATAGTAGTTAGTGCTTCATTAAGATCACGTTATATGTATCCAGTGGAAATGGAGATAAGCTTTAAAGtagtccctgaagttgcactcgagtCTCAAAATAATCTCTAAAGTTAATAATTCctcaaattcgtccctgaaaTTGCACTCCGAAACTCATAATAGTCCTTAAAGAATTTTCCATTCGTCGGAATCTTAAAACGACATCATTttgagaagtaaaaaaaaaatattgaaaacaacgtagttttatgtttattaaaaaaaaaaagaaaaaaataaaaacaagttaAACACCCCctccctttccctttccctttcccttcccaAACTCTTCCCCTTCTCCAACCTATCCTTTTCCCTTTCCCTTCTCTCACTCATAAGCAAGCTTTCCTCAACCCTCTTTGTCGCCTGCCTCTATTTCGGTGCCGTGCCGATCCCCCTCCCTAACCtaccctttccccttccccttctctCACGCTTCCAATCTGCTTCTTCGCGCCACCACGAGATCCAAGTGCTCTTCGATCTCGCCGTTCAGATTTCACACTTTTCCACTATTTTCAAGCGCTCTGTCAACCACCCCCAACCCTCCGTCGCCACCGTCATTGCTCTCGAACCTGCTGCACTTTCCGGCGACTCCAAAACCTACCAACAACTCCACAACGAGGCAGGCGCTCCAGGCCACAAACAGAATGTCTCTCACGGTCAGCTCCAGGCGCTCTCCATTGTCCCGACTGACAGCCCCTCCCTAATTGTCGCCGTCTGCTCTCTGTtctcctctttgtctccctctgcatttttcttcttttctctgcgGTAAAGGTGAATTTTTTTTAGCTATTTAATcattattgtttaatattttggaTGATTATTGCTGCTGGTGATTGTGTTTTAATGTAGTTGCCAaggttaattttttgttatttttgattCTGTAATTGTTGCTGTTTTTTTTGTGATTGTTGCTATTTAGGTTGATTGATGCTTGTTATATAGGttaattgatcttttttaattgttgttgatttttttgtgattttttgtaaTTGTTAGTTTTCTTAACTCTAATTTTTGTTGGTTCTGATGATGTTGTTCTTGTTGTTACTAtgacattgaagaagaagaacaatgaagataaggattaatttttttttttataaatataaaacgacgtcgtattggagattaggtttttttttttaataaatacaaaacgaCCGTTTTAGTCCAGCTCAATTTTTCGGTAGCGATGAACGGAAATTATTTCAAGGACTACTATGAGTCGTGGAGTGCAATTTCAaggactaattttaaaaattattaattttagaaattacttCGATGCTCGAGTTCAACTTCAAGAACTATTTTGAGGCTTATCTAGTGGAAATGCGATGCAAACAAGAGCGGTGCCATGATTGTGTCGCGCTGGAAACAACAACTAACgaatatgattaattttaattaattatctcaTTTCTGTATATCAAAATCCCTAGGTGTCCTTTGCctctaaattatttattaattatcatcgAGAAACAATCAAAAACTTAAGCACGATAACCCTTAACATGCTTTCATTTAAATGATAATAAATCACATCCAGAACTTTCGTTCTTTAAGtaaagtattaaaaaaaaaaattaaaagatactaAGAAAATTCGTTAGTCAAACTCTAATTAGATAGACTAAGAGGTAAGGAAAGTTGAACTTGATTATTGCTTCAAGCAATATGGATATATGTACATCTTTGTCCTTATAATCTGCCAAAACAAAGTCTTCAAAGAAGAATTGTTGAACCTTTAAACTACAAACTTTCTAAGATTGATTCACACAACATGACAAACAATCTTATAATTTACAAGTGAAAAAAAAGGTTCACTTCTATTATTGCTATCTAAATTCTAAAGGGTTTCGCATACTATGATTAGTATTAGAGAATTGAAGACAAAGCTTGATGGTGGTGCTCTCAGATGATTGACAAACTTCAATGCATTCTTCTAAATCATCATCACAGGTTAGTAGCACCCATTCATAATCATCATCCAAATATTTGAGATCAAATTTGTTCATGTCACTTATGCAGAATCTCCTACCAACTTCTTGCACAAGATCTTCATATCCCCAATTCTTTGGCATCTTGAACCTTGCTTTCTCATCCCCATATGTTACTTTCACTCTATAAGGTGCATCCTCCTTTTGAGTCCCTTTGCTTTTGGTTCTTGACAATGATCCATGGTGCCCATTTTTAAGGTTATGTTGACCAAGTGTTTCTTGACTTTGCGATCTTGGCATGACTACTTTTGCTCTATCTTCATTCAAGCTTTTCAATTCTGCTTCACTTCTTATCCTCTTCAACAAGCCATCGCCGCTAGAATTCTCTCCAACCAATAACACCATTTGATCTTTGCTACtatcaaaattattatttgtGTGATGATGATTCTGTTGCTCAGCCATGCTGGAACATGGATGGCTAGAAATCGAGCTCTGGCTGCAAGAAGAGGACGGCGATTTTGATGCGCCTTCCGGACTCAGCGAACCAGGATCCGGCTGTATGCTTAGTGAGTTTGGATTATTATCACATTGCTTGAGATTTGAGAACAGGCTTGTTCCTGATAGATTTGGAGAAGCAGCTAAGTCTGGGAATTTTGAATAGAAGGAATCTATTTGGAATGCACCAGAAGCACCTTGGACTGAGTCAATCACAAGTTGAAGCTTCTGCAAGGAATGACCAACCTTCTTGATCTTCCTTGAAGGCCAACGTTTTATCCCATGTTGCCGGCAGATCCTTTTTAAGGTTGTAGTACAAACTGCAAAGTAATGATTCCATAAGGACAAAGTACCATAAGATTTGTATTAACTAGAACAAAGCTGTAACACAATAATGTTCTTTGAGTACAAAAAATGAGTCGCACAAACATTTTTCCATATGAATACAACACTTACCACCAATGTTCTTTGCTGCATCTTTTAGGCTTCCGGCGAAGTGTTGGCGAAGAACTTGCAGAGTGATAGTCTTATCTACTTTGCTCTTCTTCTTGTCTCCGGTTTTACTTGACAAGTTTCCGACATTATAAGTAGAACACTCCCCATTAGAGTCAAGGTTCCCTTTCAAAACAGAACTCTCTTGCTGTTGTTGCCTTTGGTCGGAGAAACTCGTCCCCATAGTTTCACTTGATTTTTCTTGAGCACCCAATGAAGCAACAATTTGACTCTGCAGTGGTTCTGGCCACGCTGCAGCACTAGCAAAAGTGCCACTATCTTCATGAGCTATCACTTCAGCTGAAAAATCAGTTTCCTCCTCCACTTCCTTATCTGATATAACCCTCAAGCTATGGCAAACCCTTTGTATGATCAAGGACAATGAAGTGAGCATCTTCTTCTGTTCATCATTGTCAATGCATTCCAAAGGCAAGAAGAACTCAAGAACAAAGTCATCTGAACTATTATAGATGCTTCGCAAGCGTATGGCGACTGCAGCGCGCAATCCAAACATCCTTGCATGATGAGAAAGTGGATAGTCTGTCTTGCTTAACAAAGTTATGTCGGGTGCGAAGCAAGGCTGATTCGTCATGAATGCTCCGCCGGCAACACCTTGGCCTTTTAACAAGTGATGCTCAGAGCATGCCTCATGAAAGACCTGGATTGAAGGGTCACCAACATAGCAAGCATGCTCCACTGGAGATATGCAGTGTGGATAGTTGTCTTCCGAGTGCCGGCATCCTTCTTTGCCTTGTTTGATGCATGGAATCCATGTCTGTGCCAATGGCAATTTGTGAATTTCACATGCAGATCTTAATACTTCTTGAATCTCAGGCAATGCAGTTTCATAGGACTTTTCACATGATGTAcgctgaaaattaaaaaaaatggaacaGTTCAGTTATCATAAGGAAATTGAGAAGTTCAAGTTCATTAAAAATCTTTACTCtcagatgattttttttttcccatttttacCTTCACATTCTGAATAGTTGGAAGTTTTGAGCTTGTAAGATTAACAGCCTGCAAAATAACAAATTTCCTCCAATAGTTAAAACTAACAAATGAATCTTATATTTGAATagctaaaatagaaaaattcaatcACAAGTAAACAACATCATATTTGTCATAAAAGTATCAGTTTGAAAAGGATGATATTGAAAGAAGAgtttcataaaaattaattatatctcCAGAAATAGCAATAGCACGATGAAAGGAAAAAGCTAGCAAACACAAGTTTCAAGTTTTCTTAGGATATTACAAATAACATATAAGTAATTACACAATAGAAGTTCATTATGCAAATAAAAGATAACACATAAGGAAAGTTGAGGAGGAAAATTAAACCTCAAGTGCTTGGCAAACACTTTCAAGTTCAGGGCGATAGTTGATTTTCTGTTGAGTCATGACAACTTCAACAACACCTAAGCAATTCTTGCTACCTTGCTCAAAGATTGGAAGTGCCAATGATCCTCTCACATCATAGACTTGAGCATGGTCAACTCTTGGATATTCATAGCTCCTGAAGAATCTAACATCAGGAGTCCACTCAGGAACCTTCTCCTTGTAAACTCTCCCTGGCAATCCGGGCACCAACTCCTTCGAATCCTCCTCGGCGGAGAACTGGTACACCTCCGAAATTTCCCTGTACTTTGCAAGGTTCACAGAGCTTGATTCAAGTGAGAATGGAAGCCCATTGGTTCTGAGAATCTGAGTGCCTCCTCTGTTTATAACTGGAATCCATATTTGTATAAGCATGTCTTTGTTTCTGTTCACATCTTTGATACACATGAGTGCCTTCAATAGCTTCTCAACTACATAAGATCCAGGTCCCGGATTAGAACTTGGTGCAATCCACCACCTTCTGAAAAACTCAGAAGGATTATTAGGATTTGGATTATTGTTTTCCACTGACTGATTCTCATAGTGATGATACTGTTGTTGCTGATTCTGGCTACAATTATTAGCAGCAACAACTAAGTCATGGCTAAAAGGTggttgttcttgttgttgttcaTGTTCCTGTTCTCGTTCTTGGGATTCAATTTGTTCAGTATCCAAGGAAGGCCAAGAGAAAGGATCAAATATGGGGTTTGAAAAAGAAGGACTTGACACATAGAAATCAGCAGATCCAtcggcagcagcagcagcagaagaagaagaagctgctaACCAGCAACCATCTACAAAGAGTTCATTGATGTAATCAAAGTCCATTaatattgatgttgttgttgttgttgctaccTCTGAAGGaggtggtggcggtggtggtagtggtgaaggaggaggaggaggaggagtaggTTCCAGCATGGTACCTGAAGATAACACTCCACCATCTCTCATGTTGGTGCTCCCAAAACAGATCTAACAAAACAATCTTTCTTgtcttaaacaaaaaaaaaaaaaaggtaagagGATTCGGATTCGGCTTCTTCAGTCTTCAAACAGTTTCTTTCTGCCAAAAAAGTAGTCAAATAATGTCagcaaatgaaaaaaagaaaagttgatgaatGAATCATGATTGTTTCTACTTTTTTCCTACTAAAAATCTGATGCAAGCTAAGGTCAAAGCAGCACATACATATATACAATTATATAAGTTTTGATTTTATCAGAATGAAAACCAAAAAATGAAGAACAGAATAGATTCGAGGTTTGAAAAGAAAAACCTAGATGCAAAGTCTTAATCGACGAAGCAAAAGGgtaaacaaaaagaagaaagttgGAGGCGAAACATGGTGGACATGCTcaccaaaaaagaaaagattCTCCTCTATAACACTCAGAATATAACACTTTATGTGCAAGATTCCAAACTCTAGCTATAGTGAGTGAATTGAAGGAATCTTTTTTTCTATGCGGTTCCTTTGTATCAAGACGAAGAAAGGAGGGTCCTCCGGCAAGCTAAAAGCGAAGATAGAAGAAGGGAATAACTTACCATGTAAAGATTCTTGAAGATACTCCAAGTTctggtttttattattttatttgatatttggTGCTGTGCACTCTTTTATAATTGTCAAGTTCATGCTGatgtcaataataataataattaataaatggaGGTGAGGAGTAAGAAAGCAACAAACAAGAAATGCaagaaatttatttaataaaataaaata is a window from the Arachis hypogaea cultivar Tifrunner chromosome 17, arahy.Tifrunner.gnm2.J5K5, whole genome shotgun sequence genome containing:
- the LOC112764791 gene encoding protein NLP4 isoform X1, with protein sequence MRDGGVLSSGTMLEPTPPPPPPSPLPPPPPPPSEVATTTTTSILMDFDYINELFVDGCWLAASSSSAAAAADGSADFYVSSPSFSNPIFDPFSWPSLDTEQIESQEREQEHEQQQEQPPFSHDLVVAANNCSQNQQQQYHHYENQSVENNNPNPNNPSEFFRRWWIAPSSNPGPGSYVVEKLLKALMCIKDVNRNKDMLIQIWIPVINRGGTQILRTNGLPFSLESSSVNLAKYREISEVYQFSAEEDSKELVPGLPGRVYKEKVPEWTPDVRFFRSYEYPRVDHAQVYDVRGSLALPIFEQGSKNCLGVVEVVMTQQKINYRPELESVCQALEAVNLTSSKLPTIQNVKRTSCEKSYETALPEIQEVLRSACEIHKLPLAQTWIPCIKQGKEGCRHSEDNYPHCISPVEHACYVGDPSIQVFHEACSEHHLLKGQGVAGGAFMTNQPCFAPDITLLSKTDYPLSHHARMFGLRAAVAIRLRSIYNSSDDFVLEFFLPLECIDNDEQKKMLTSLSLIIQRVCHSLRVISDKEVEEETDFSAEVIAHEDSGTFASAAAWPEPLQSQIVASLGAQEKSSETMGTSFSDQRQQQQESSVLKGNLDSNGECSTYNVGNLSSKTGDKKKSKVDKTITLQVLRQHFAGSLKDAAKNIGVCTTTLKRICRQHGIKRWPSRKIKKVGHSLQKLQLVIDSVQGASGAFQIDSFYSKFPDLAASPNLSGTSLFSNLKQCDNNPNSLSIQPDPGSLSPEGASKSPSSSCSQSSISSHPCSSMAEQQNHHHTNNNFDSSKDQMVLLVGENSSGDGLLKRIRSEAELKSLNEDRAKVVMPRSQSQETLGQHNLKNGHHGSLSRTKSKGTQKEDAPYRVKVTYGDEKARFKMPKNWGYEDLVQEVGRRFCISDMNKFDLKYLDDDYEWVLLTCDDDLEECIEVCQSSESTTIKLCLQFSNTNHSMRNPLEFR
- the LOC112764791 gene encoding protein NLP4 isoform X2 — protein: MRDGGVLSSDGCWLAASSSSAAAAADGSADFYVSSPSFSNPIFDPFSWPSLDTEQIESQEREQEHEQQQEQPPFSHDLVVAANNCSQNQQQQYHHYENQSVENNNPNPNNPSEFFRRWWIAPSSNPGPGSYVVEKLLKALMCIKDVNRNKDMLIQIWIPVINRGGTQILRTNGLPFSLESSSVNLAKYREISEVYQFSAEEDSKELVPGLPGRVYKEKVPEWTPDVRFFRSYEYPRVDHAQVYDVRGSLALPIFEQGSKNCLGVVEVVMTQQKINYRPELESVCQALEAVNLTSSKLPTIQNVKRTSCEKSYETALPEIQEVLRSACEIHKLPLAQTWIPCIKQGKEGCRHSEDNYPHCISPVEHACYVGDPSIQVFHEACSEHHLLKGQGVAGGAFMTNQPCFAPDITLLSKTDYPLSHHARMFGLRAAVAIRLRSIYNSSDDFVLEFFLPLECIDNDEQKKMLTSLSLIIQRVCHSLRVISDKEVEEETDFSAEVIAHEDSGTFASAAAWPEPLQSQIVASLGAQEKSSETMGTSFSDQRQQQQESSVLKGNLDSNGECSTYNVGNLSSKTGDKKKSKVDKTITLQVLRQHFAGSLKDAAKNIGVCTTTLKRICRQHGIKRWPSRKIKKVGHSLQKLQLVIDSVQGASGAFQIDSFYSKFPDLAASPNLSGTSLFSNLKQCDNNPNSLSIQPDPGSLSPEGASKSPSSSCSQSSISSHPCSSMAEQQNHHHTNNNFDSSKDQMVLLVGENSSGDGLLKRIRSEAELKSLNEDRAKVVMPRSQSQETLGQHNLKNGHHGSLSRTKSKGTQKEDAPYRVKVTYGDEKARFKMPKNWGYEDLVQEVGRRFCISDMNKFDLKYLDDDYEWVLLTCDDDLEECIEVCQSSESTTIKLCLQFSNTNHSMRNPLEFR